AACGAAGACGCGGCCCGGGACGATTTCCTTGTCGAGGGCGATGGCGAAAGCGTCACGCTGACCATGATCTTCGAGCAGAACCTCTCGGGCCTCAGCGCCGGCGCGCCGGTTGAACTGGGCGGGCTGCGCGTGGGCGAGGTCGCGTCGCTCACGGGCTTCGTCGATCCCGACCGCTTCGGTGATGACGGCGTGCGGCTTCTGACGACGGTGCGGATCAATCCCGGCCGGATCGGGCTTGGCGATGGCGCCGATGAAGAGGATCTGCTGGACTATCTCGAGCGGCGCATCGCGGACGGCATGCGTGCGCAGCTGACCAATGCGTCGCTTCTGACGGGTGGCCTCAAGGTCGTGCTGACCGAGGTGCCGGGCGCGCCCGAGGCGGCCTTGGACCGCGATGGCGATCCCTATCCGATCGTCCCCACGACCGAAGCCGATATCACCGATGTGGCCACCTCAGCGCAGGGCGTGTTGCAACGCGTGAACGATCTTCCCATCGAGGAAGTCATGCAATCGGCAATCGGTTTCCTCGACAATGCCACGGCGTTGATCGGGAGCCAGGCACTACAGGACGCGCCGGAGGAGTTGCGCGGCATTCTCGCCTCGGTCCGTGGCCTGACCGAGGGAGACGAGGTACAGGGCATCCCCGGCCAGGTGTCGGACATGCTGTCGGATCTGCAGGAAATCTCGGGCTCGCTGAACACGATCCTCGCCGAGCTTGAGCGGCAGGGACTGACCGATACGCTGACCGGCGCGCTTGAGCGCGTGGGCGAAGCCGCTGACGGTCTGCCGGGCCTTGTCGCGCGGGTCGACACGATCCTCGAAGAGGCCGAGAACGTGCCGCTTGGCGATCTGTCGGATGAAATCTCCGCGCTGATCACGTCGGCGGAAGCGATCATCGCCAGCCCCGAGGCGCAGCAAATTCCGGGCGAAGTCACCGTCGCCCTGAACGAGTTGCAATCGATCCTGGCATCCGTAAACGCGGTTGCAGGCAGCGAGGATACGCAAGGCCTGCCGAACCAGGTCGCGAATGTTCTGTCCGATCTCGAGGAGATCTCCGGCTCGCTCAACACAATGGTATCCGAGATCGAGCGGCAGGACGTGGTCACACAGATCACCGATGCGGTCGCGAGTGTCGAAGAGGCGGCGAACGGTCTGCCCGGTATCGTCGATCAGGCGGATGCGATCCTGCGCGATGCGGGCGAGGTCCCGCTTAAAACGCTGGCCAACCGCACGTCCGACCTGCTCGCCTCTGCGGAAGCGCTCATCAACCAGCCCTCGACGCGCGAACTGCCCGAGGAGCTGAACGGCGCGCTGGAGCAACTGACCCTGACGCTCGAGGAGTTGCGCGCAGGCGGGATCGTGGACAACGCGAATGCCACGCTGGCCTCCGCGCGCGATGCGGCTTCGGCCATCGAGGAGGCCACCCAGCTTCTGCCGGGGATCGCCACGCAGCTTCGCGTGGTCGCAAATCAGGCGGCCAGCACGCTCAGCGCGTATGGCCGGGACGCCGAGTTCACGCGCGAAACGCAGGGTGCCATCCGCCAGATCGAGGCGGCGGCGCAGGCCATCGAGCGGCTCGCACGCACCATCGAACGCAATCCGAATTCGCTAATTCTGGGACGGTAAGACCAATGATGACACAAATGTTCGGCCGGATCGCGGCCCTGGGCCTCGTGGCCACACTGGCCGCCTGCGGCACTGAAACGCGGTTCTCGTCGCCGGTCATTCCGCCCGAGGCGCGCGTGACGTCGAGCTTCCCCAGCCTTGAGGTCGCGGAGGTCACGCTTCCGAGCTACGCCTCCGCCGAGGATATCTACATCCGCGACGAGGCCGGTGCGATCTCGCCCGCGGGTCCGCTTTGGGCCGATCTGCCCGCGCGGTCGATCACGCTGCAGCTGTCGCGCGATCTGGGCACGATCACCAACGCCACCGTGGCGCCGGAGCCATGGCCCTTCCGGCCCTTCCCCGCCGCGACGGTCGATGTGCGGATCGAGGAATTGCTCGCCACGGCCGAAGGCGTCTTCCTTTTGTCGGGGCAGTATTTCATCGCGCCCGAAGCAGGCGGTCGGGCATCGTCGGGCCAGTTTGCCATCGAGGAAGCCATTATCGGCGACCCGGGCTCTGCCGCAGCCATTGCAATCGCGCGCGGACGGGCCGTGTCGCGCCTTGCGGAGCAGATCGCGCGCGAAGGGCTCTGAAACATATCATCCCGAGGCTTCACGTTCGCGTAGAGGCAATGGACGCCTCGACGGTCGGGGGGCATGAATGGCGCGACAGTCCCAACAAGGCCTGAGACCAACATGCTCGACGCCCGCATCCGCCCGCTGATCGACCCGCCGCTTGACGCGGCCGGGCGGAAGCTTGCGGCGATCGGTGCGACCCCGAACGCGGTCACGCTGGCGGGTCTGGCGCTGGGGCTTTTGTCGGCGGGCATGATTGCCGCGGGCCTGACGCTCTGGGCGCTGGTGCCGCTCCTGGCCTCCCGGCTGGCCGATGGCCTCGACGGGGCCGTCGCGCGGGCGAGCCGCAAGACCGATTTCGGCGGATACCTCGATATCGCTTGCGATTTCCTGTTCTATGGCGCGGTGCCGCTGGCGTTCGTCCTGTTGGATCCCGCGCAGAACGGGCTGGCCGGGGCTTTCTTGCTGGCCGCCTTCTACTTCAACGGCACGAGCTTTCTGGGCTTTGCCATCCTCGCGGAAAAACGCGGGATGGAGACATCGGCCCAGGGCTCCAAATCGCTCTACTTCTCGAACGGGCTTCTGGAAGGGACGGAGACCATCGTGTTTTTCGTCATTCTCTGTCTGTTTGAAACTCATTTCGCGGCACTTGCGTGGGTTTTTGGCACGTTGTGCTATCTGACAGCCACGTTGCGCCTCTGGGCGGCACGCGGCATCTTTACCGACCTGAAGGAGACCTCATGACGTCCTTGAAAACCGCCCTTCCGCTTGTCGCCGCGATGAGCCTTGCGGCTCCCGCCTGGTCGCAGACCGACCCGTCCGATTGGGAGGCCGTGACCGCCGCCGCCGAGGGCCAGACCGTCTATTGGCACGCCTGGGGCGGATCGACCGCCACCAACGATTTCATCGCCTGGATCGGCGACAAGGTCGCGGAAGAGCATGGCGTGACGCTGGAGCACGTGAAGCTGTCCGATACCGGCGATGCGGTGACGCGGGTTCTGTCCGAAAAGCAAGCCGGCGCGGATGAGGACGGCGCGGTTGATCTGATCTGGATCAACGGGCCGAACTTCGCCGCAATGAAGGAGGCAGAGCTGCTCTTCGGGCCCTTCGCGGAGGCGCTGCCCAACTGGCAATATGTCGATGTGGACGGCAAGACGGTCCAGACGGATTTCACCGTTTCGACCGACGGCTATGAGGCCCCCTGGGCCATGGCACAGGTCGTGTTCATGCATGATACTGCGGACCTCGAAGCCCCCCTGCCCTCGGCCGAGTCGATCCTCGAATGGGCGCAGGCAAATCCGGGGCGGTTCACCTACCCGCAACCGCCCGATTTCCTGGGGACGACTTTCCTGAAACAGACGCTGATCGAGCTGACCGACGACAACGAGATCCTGTCGAAGCCTGAGAGCGAGGCGGATTTCCAGGCGGTGACCGCGCCGCTTTGGGACTATCTCGACGCGCTGACCCCCGTGCTCTGGCGCCAAGGTCAGGCCTACCCGTCGACCGGGCCCGCGCAATTGCAGCTCATGGCGGACGAGGAGATCGACCTCGCGATCTCCTTCTCGCCGGGGGAAGCCTCGACGGCGATTGCCAACAACCAGCTTCAGCCCAGCGTCCGGACCTTCGTTCTGGAAGACGGCACGCTCGGCAACGCGAGCTTCGTGGCGATTCCCTACAATTCGGGCTCGAAGGAAGGCGCGATGGTCGTGGCCAACGCCCTGATGTCGCCCGAAGCGCAGCTGCGCGCGCAGGATCCTGATATCCTGGGCTATGGCACGGTCCTGTCGATGGAGAAGCTGCCCGAAGCGGATCGCGCGGCGTTCGAGGCGCTAGATCTCGGCGTGGCGACGCTGTCTCCGGCGGAGCTTGGCACCGTGCAGCCCGAGCCGCATCCGAGCTGGATGACCCGCATCGGACAGGAATGGATCGAGCGTTACGGCGTCGTTCAGTAAGACGTGCCTGCCCGCATTTCGAACAGACGGAGCGGGGCTCGCCTCGGCATAGGCCCCGTTTCCGCGATACCGCCCATCACGATGCTGGTCATGCTGGGGCCTGTCGCTGCGGGGCTTGCGGGCACGCTGATCCCGGCATTCGGCTACCTGCCCGCCGCGGGCCTGACTGAATGGTCGCTGGATCCCTTCCGGTCGCTTCTGGAATGGCCGGGGCTTGTCCCCGCGATGCGGCTGTCGATCACCACGGGACTTCTGGCGACGATGCTGTCGCTCGCCGCGGTGACGCTCCTCTTCGCGGGATGGTCCGGGACGCGCGCGTTCCGACTGCTCGAGCGGCTGTTGTCCCCTCTTCTGTCGGTCCCGCACGCGGCGATGGCTTTCGGTCTTGCCTTCCTGATCGCCCCGTCGGGCTGGATTTCCCGCGCGCTGTCGCCCTGGGTCACGGGGTGGGAAAGACCCCCCGACCTGCTGATCGTGCAGGATGGATGGGGCCTTGCCATGGTTGCGGGTCTCGTCGCGAAGGAGATGCCGTTCCTGATGCTGATGGGATTGGCCGCGATGGGTCAGGCCGACGCGACGCGGCGCATGCGGGTAGCGCAAGCGGCGGGATATGGGCGCGTGACAGGCTGGCTCAAAACCGTGTTTCCGGCGATCTATGCGCAGATCCGCCTGCCGGTCTACGTGGTTCTGGCCTATTCAATGTCGGTGGTGGATGTGGCGCTGATCCTCGGGCCATCGACGCCACCGCCCCTTTCGGTGCAGGTGGTGCGCTGGATGGCCGATCCGGATCTTGCCATGCGTCTCACGGCCTCCGCAGCTGCGATGGTGCAGCTTGGGCTTGTCGTGGCGGCCCTTCTGCTTTGGCGGTGCGGAGAATGGGCCGTGGCCCGGATTGGCCTCGCCTGGATCGCGCGCGGCGGTCGCGGTCGATCGGCGGACCAGCTTCTCCGCCCGCTGGGCGTCGTCGCGGGTGGGTTTTCGGCGCTCACTGTCCTGGGCGGGATCGCCTGTCTTGCGGTCTGGTCCCTTGCAGGGTTCTGGGGTTTCCCCGACGCCCTGCCCCAGGGGCTCGATCTGCGCAGTTGGGCGCGCCACGGACCGAGCGCATGGGGGAGCGCCGGGGACACAGCATTGATCGCGGCGATCTCCACGGGGCTCGCCCTGTTCCTCGTGATCGGATGCCTCGAGACCGAGTACCGGCGCGGGCGCGCCCTGACACAGGCCGGGCTTTGGCTGGTCTACCTGCCGCTTGTGGTGCCGCAAATCGCCTTTCTGCCCGGATTGCAGACCTTGTTCCTGACCTTCGGTCTGACCGCCGGCATGGTCCCGGTGATCACCGCGCATCTGGTTTTCGTGCTGCCTTACGTCTTCCTGTCTCTCGGCGATCCCTGGCGCGCTTGGGAGCCGCAGAATGGCGTTGTCGCCCGCGCGCTCGGCACATCGCCCGCAGGCGTGCTTTGGCGGATACGCTTGCCGATGCTGATCCGTCCCATCCTGACCGCCACCGCGGTCGGCATCGCGGTGAGTGTCGGGCAATACCTGCCGACGCTCCTTGCAGGCGGCGGTCGGGTGGCCACGCTGACCACGGAGGCCGTGGCACTGGCATCGGGCGGCGACAGACGCGCGATCGGGGTCTACGGCGTGGCGCAAACGATGGCCGCGATGATCCCCTTCGCCGCCGCGCTGCTGATCCCCACGCTTTTGTGGCGCAATCGACGAGGCATGCATGGTTGACGGCCTGACGCTTGAGAACATCGCCATAACGCGCGGTGGCACACCCATCGTGTCCCTCGACCGGCATGTCGCGCCGGGCGAGGTTCTGAGCGTGATGGGGCCGTCGGGCGTCGGAAAATCGACGCTGCTGTCGCTGGTGACAGGCACGCTTGATCCGGTGTTCAGCTTTGCGGGGCGCGTTCTGCTCGACGGGACGGATATCACCCATGTCGCGCCGGAAGCCCGCAGGATCGGCATCCTCTTTCAAGACGATCTGCTGTTTCCGCATCTGTCGGTCGGGGCGAACCTGGCCTTCGGCCTCAGCCCCGGCGGTGGGCGCGGGGATCGCGCCCGGAAGATCGAGGACGCGCTGGAGGAAATCGGCCTGTCGGGCTTTGCTGACAGGGATCCGGCCACGCTGTCGGGCGGACAAAAGGCCCGGGTCGCCTTGA
The DNA window shown above is from Roseivivax sp. THAF197b and carries:
- a CDS encoding ABC transporter permease, whose protein sequence is MLGPVAAGLAGTLIPAFGYLPAAGLTEWSLDPFRSLLEWPGLVPAMRLSITTGLLATMLSLAAVTLLFAGWSGTRAFRLLERLLSPLLSVPHAAMAFGLAFLIAPSGWISRALSPWVTGWERPPDLLIVQDGWGLAMVAGLVAKEMPFLMLMGLAAMGQADATRRMRVAQAAGYGRVTGWLKTVFPAIYAQIRLPVYVVLAYSMSVVDVALILGPSTPPPLSVQVVRWMADPDLAMRLTASAAAMVQLGLVVAALLLWRCGEWAVARIGLAWIARGGRGRSADQLLRPLGVVAGGFSALTVLGGIACLAVWSLAGFWGFPDALPQGLDLRSWARHGPSAWGSAGDTALIAAISTGLALFLVIGCLETEYRRGRALTQAGLWLVYLPLVVPQIAFLPGLQTLFLTFGLTAGMVPVITAHLVFVLPYVFLSLGDPWRAWEPQNGVVARALGTSPAGVLWRIRLPMLIRPILTATAVGIAVSVGQYLPTLLAGGGRVATLTTEAVALASGGDRRAIGVYGVAQTMAAMIPFAAALLIPTLLWRNRRGMHG
- a CDS encoding CDP-alcohol phosphatidyltransferase family protein, which gives rise to MLDARIRPLIDPPLDAAGRKLAAIGATPNAVTLAGLALGLLSAGMIAAGLTLWALVPLLASRLADGLDGAVARASRKTDFGGYLDIACDFLFYGAVPLAFVLLDPAQNGLAGAFLLAAFYFNGTSFLGFAILAEKRGMETSAQGSKSLYFSNGLLEGTETIVFFVILCLFETHFAALAWVFGTLCYLTATLRLWAARGIFTDLKETS
- a CDS encoding ATP-binding cassette domain-containing protein produces the protein MVDGLTLENIAITRGGTPIVSLDRHVAPGEVLSVMGPSGVGKSTLLSLVTGTLDPVFSFAGRVLLDGTDITHVAPEARRIGILFQDDLLFPHLSVGANLAFGLSPGGGRGDRARKIEDALEEIGLSGFADRDPATLSGGQKARVALMRMLLSEPRALLLDEAFSGLDADRREQMRRLVFDRARDRGLPVVMVTHDSADAEAAGGPVVTLGG
- a CDS encoding MlaD family protein, producing the protein MSDTSRSPEAVPVEEGKPSLWERVSIIWLVPILALVVALGAAWNNYNNQGPLVQITFDNAAGVKAGETVLRYRDIRVGLVEEVGFTNDLEKVEVAVRLEKELADYIDSEARFWVVRPEVSAQGVTGLDTVLSGVYIQGVWDSTPGGFTDSFVGLSTAPLLGADQEGIEFTIRSPDSLPAANTPIVYKGVQVGQVASAEIDDGGTGVSARAVIYEPYTELVSSSTRFWDVSGFSFSLGASGARLNFDSFASLITGGITFETMGSGGTEMVQDAVFQLFPNEDAARDDFLVEGDGESVTLTMIFEQNLSGLSAGAPVELGGLRVGEVASLTGFVDPDRFGDDGVRLLTTVRINPGRIGLGDGADEEDLLDYLERRIADGMRAQLTNASLLTGGLKVVLTEVPGAPEAALDRDGDPYPIVPTTEADITDVATSAQGVLQRVNDLPIEEVMQSAIGFLDNATALIGSQALQDAPEELRGILASVRGLTEGDEVQGIPGQVSDMLSDLQEISGSLNTILAELERQGLTDTLTGALERVGEAADGLPGLVARVDTILEEAENVPLGDLSDEISALITSAEAIIASPEAQQIPGEVTVALNELQSILASVNAVAGSEDTQGLPNQVANVLSDLEEISGSLNTMVSEIERQDVVTQITDAVASVEEAANGLPGIVDQADAILRDAGEVPLKTLANRTSDLLASAEALINQPSTRELPEELNGALEQLTLTLEELRAGGIVDNANATLASARDAASAIEEATQLLPGIATQLRVVANQAASTLSAYGRDAEFTRETQGAIRQIEAAAQAIERLARTIERNPNSLILGR
- a CDS encoding membrane integrity-associated transporter subunit PqiC → MMTQMFGRIAALGLVATLAACGTETRFSSPVIPPEARVTSSFPSLEVAEVTLPSYASAEDIYIRDEAGAISPAGPLWADLPARSITLQLSRDLGTITNATVAPEPWPFRPFPAATVDVRIEELLATAEGVFLLSGQYFIAPEAGGRASSGQFAIEEAIIGDPGSAAAIAIARGRAVSRLAEQIAREGL
- a CDS encoding ABC transporter substrate-binding protein, with translation MTSLKTALPLVAAMSLAAPAWSQTDPSDWEAVTAAAEGQTVYWHAWGGSTATNDFIAWIGDKVAEEHGVTLEHVKLSDTGDAVTRVLSEKQAGADEDGAVDLIWINGPNFAAMKEAELLFGPFAEALPNWQYVDVDGKTVQTDFTVSTDGYEAPWAMAQVVFMHDTADLEAPLPSAESILEWAQANPGRFTYPQPPDFLGTTFLKQTLIELTDDNEILSKPESEADFQAVTAPLWDYLDALTPVLWRQGQAYPSTGPAQLQLMADEEIDLAISFSPGEASTAIANNQLQPSVRTFVLEDGTLGNASFVAIPYNSGSKEGAMVVANALMSPEAQLRAQDPDILGYGTVLSMEKLPEADRAAFEALDLGVATLSPAELGTVQPEPHPSWMTRIGQEWIERYGVVQ